The sequence AATTCTCTATTATCTCCGCTGTCGACTCAGACACCCGCCTCACAGTAACCCGCATCCGATGGAGCAGGCGATACACACTGTCTCCCCTACCTTTACGAACATTAAGTTCGAGGAGTGCGGCAAGCTCGGCTTCGTCGGGCTCAATGCCAGAGGAGGCCATGTAAGCCTCCACCTCATGGGCCTTCTGGACGTCTCCCTTCTTGCAGAACCCAAACAGCGCGGGTCCGAAAGACCTCAACTTTGGCGGGATCCCGGCGGAAGACATCTGCTTGACGAGGTCGAAGGCGAGGTCCGGGTCCTCCTTGGCGGCGGCAAGGCGGGCCACGCTAGTGAAGGTGGCCTCATTCGGGGCAACGCCGTCGAGACCCATCTGGCGGTAGATCTGGAAGCCGCGCTCGAGGCCGACGGGGTCGGCGGAGGAGGAGCAGAGGTAGAGGAGGATGTTGAAGTGGTGGACGGAGAGGGAAGTGGCGGCAGCGCGGGCGTCGTCGTAGAGGTGGAGGGCCCGGGCGAGGTCCCCGCTCTGGGAGCACAAGCCGAGTTGGTGGCGGAGGAGGCCCTCGGGGGACTCGCGGCGGGCCTTCTTGGACATCCTGGACGCGGCGGCGCCAGGGTTAGGTGacacggcggcggcggcagcggcggtagAGAGAGAGGCGGCCAAGGAGCGGCGGAGGGACTGGTGCCGAAGGTGTTTGAAAAATGGCCTCAAAGAAAGGCGAGTGCATAGACAATGCGCGGGGAGGCAATCGAGGGCATAGCAGGGGAGAGGGAGCAAAGTATGGGTTTTAGGCTTAAACCCGGAGAGAAAGGAGCAGCTGCGGAAGAGGGAGGAAGGGAGAGAGGCGGCCAACGGCATCGACGCTTTTCTCGTCGTTGAGATGATTCGCGATCGAGTCGAAGCCCGCATTGCCTCATCGGACCCGTCTTGCCTCAACCTGGGCTTAAATAGGCTCCAACTGCAACTGCACAATCCTAACACAGTAAATGGAATGTAAGGGGGTTGCAAGGGTATATAAATAAGGGGATTTTTTTAGGCTTATGTATTATGTAAAAATACTTGTATTCCTGGAGAAATACATAGGAAATCATGGCATCTTCAGGTGTACAAGGAAAATTTTGCTAGTGTTACAACatataatttgtttgattcaTGCATCACAAGCACATTGCCACACATCAATAGTCTTCCCATCATCACAAATCTTTCGAGGTAGTATGATTTGCAGAGAGAAGCACATTTGTGTATTCGCTGACAGGAATGACAAGCTTTTGATTGATGCAATAATGTCTACCCGAGAAATGGCGTAAAAATTGTTAGCTttacatgaagaaaaaaatatagCACAAATGGTAACAAGGAAAAGAGAACATGATTAAATTTCCTAGGCATATGCAATTGTAGCGCACATAATTTACAGATCATATTTTGCGTTCCTGATGACATTTCATATGATGATAACAAATGCAGAATGTGGTGCCATCATTCACCCAACAACGATTCAAGAAGAGCAGCCTCCTCCTCCTGCAAAGTTACAGAGGGGTTATGTTGTGCCCGTGTGATGCAGAAAACTTTTATTTACTTGGAGTTGAGAACCATTCATTTGGGCTTTGTAAAACCAATCAAACGGTTCAAGAAAGCAGAGTAAGTTCAGAATGCACATTGAAAAAACTGTTTAAACATCAGACTTGCATTGAAGTGCCATATTAGGTAACTAATGTGTTTGAGTTTTCTACTTAATTGAGAACATGATCAAGGAGCAAAGCATGAACAGCTGAAGCCGCCTTTTTGGAGGCTATGTTGACTACCTGAATCGATTTGGCTCGATAGGTAGGCAGTTAGCCGGATCAATGGAAGACACTTGTAAAAACTACATCAGCCCATAGTGGCCGGTGTATTGGATAGGTTGTTCTTTTTTGTGACACTGGAACCATACAACACACTGAGATTGAAGAGGAAATCAGACGTACCACAAGAGCATTAAATTCTGTCTCCTCGTCAATGGCACTGATGATAGCAGGGTCCTCCAAGAGATCCTGTTTCCCAGAAAGCAAGTTAGATGTAGAGAAGGGCAAGTTCCTTCTAATAAAATATGAAATACATGTATTATCCAATATTTAAGAGCATATCGGGAAATCAAATTCCATGAATCTAatctaattttaattattaaaattaatgcaATTCATGGAAAAAACACAGTACAGAAAAGGAACTTACCATCCTAATTAACAGCCCCACAAAAACCAATAGAAGATTAATTTTGTAGAAACAATATGAAACTAGATTTAGAACTATATTTATCAAGTGAATGAATAGACATCTAGATATATGCAGATGGTAAATATACAAAAATAGAAAATCAACAAGAACCTCCTTAATGTAACAACTTTATTTGTTTTTATTTGAACAGATTTTGCAGGAGGTATGCCAAAATAAAGTTCAAGCTAACCAGATAAAATGCAGAGAGAGAAAAATTAAGAATAATCATTGAAGACCATTAATCAACTGTCAGAAAATTCACTGAAACAAGGGAATCATCAATGACTGATGGCTAAATAGCATTCCATATCTACAGCCTttaaacaaagaaaacaaaagatgACTTGCTTACATCATCAGCAATTTGCAGAACACCATTTTTGTCCTGCACAAAAACAAGATGATCAAAAACGTCGGTAAAGAATCTCCTTGATTATATAGAAAAACCAGATAACACACCCTCACAGCAACAAATAGAAGTGGATCAGATGGTGTATAGATCATATAATGTGTTCCATCCTGCAAGTTTGATGAATACAATAAATGATTAGGATGTTAAAGATTGCTATCAGGACTAGTATTATTGATCTTGCAGGATAAACATTAACATATTTGATTATAATAGCCAACAGTGAAAAGGAATAATTGAGGAGCAGCGAGTTGACCATTTTCCAAGTAAAGAATAAGCAGAGATGCCAAAACAAGATCATTAGGACTAACTTTCAAATGTACAAAGCAGCATAGTTAAAATCACAGAAAAATAGAGGAACGGAGACAACTGTAGTGTTGGAGGACAGAAGCAAACAAgtaattaattatattctaaGCCTTACAGCTAGCTCATATAGCCTAATGTGGTTAATCCACATTTAAATTTGTTATTTTAATTCTCACCAACACAAAAGCTAAAGAACTTATCAAAGATTCTCAAGGTCTTTCTCCCAGCTATATTCACCTTTGTCTCAATTCTTGCTCCCTAACTCCCCTCCCCCTCCAAACTATGTTTCAAAAATACCCTGAAGTAAAAAAGGCTTTGTCCCACGCAACCTATTATAAGCTAAGTGAAACTAAAGAAAAAATCGACCTCATGCAGCCAAATAGACCATGACTTGGTTCCATCTAGTTAAACAAATTTCTTTTAGAAAGATATACAAATGCTAAAGCATTAAACTAACTTGTTCCTGCAAACATTCTCATCAGATAGTAATTAAAAGCATAAGGAGGACTAGAGTTACCAAGTTGAAGCAAGTTATCTTTACAGCTTCAGAAGGAAAACCCTCAATACCTTCACCATCATCTGTAAGACTCATAAATGTTACTGTTTAGGAACTGTAACTCAAGGAGCATACAGTAAACAACAAGAATTAACAGCATACAAGAGTTGAGATAAATTTTCCAACACAAGTCAAAGATGTGTGGTTGCAAGAGAGCAAAAAACCACAATTCCTTCTTTCTCAAAGTAACAGTCCTAAATGCCAATTTGCAAACTTGCAAGTCCAACATCATGAACCATTTATTAGATCAAAAACTATGAGTAAATAAAATATGATACACAAATCAAATCACAAACATCAATTGGATATTTTATATATCATGAACTTCCTATCATGATCATCTGACACACAATACACTGAAAACATGATTActctttttttaaatatttggTTTTGATCATCTGAGAAAAGAAACTAAAAGAAGGGAAGCAAATCCAGATTATTGGCACATGAGGCATCCTAAGTGTATGGTTATAGAAAGAGCAACTACAAGTGATGCAGGACAGGAGCTCTAGTATCAATCAGAAGTAGAATAAGAGCATGGATGGGCAAAGAAGAAAATATTCTAGAATTGATAGTTGGTTGgaacagagaaaagaaaaaaataataactaCCAACTTTGTCATAAGAATTAACTTATAAgcaaaaaatttataagatagtATCCTAGGATTAAAAATACAAAGTATATGCATGACCAAATGGAGTAAGCTGGGGAAGCTTACATCTATTTGGCAATTTATAGTGGAGAAGCCATTAAGATAGTTCACTAGGATTAAATACCACAATGTATATGCCATGACTAAATGGAGTGAGCTAGGGAAGTTGGCATATGTCTGACAACTTTAAATGGAGAAGTCCTTAAGAAAGAAATCTagcattaaaataaataaaactaaaatATAGTATTATAACACAAAAAGAAGAAGCAATGATCAAGTAGGACGACTTGGGGAAGTTGACATCTAATTAGACAAACTCCTGGTTTGGTGATCAGATTAAAGGACTCATTCTACAGAAATTTTGTGGCCGTCTTGACTTGTCAAATCCAGAAAAAACTTGAGAGTGCAGAAAGATCTTGTAGCTCTAGATGACACTATTTTGTCCTGCTTATTATCAGATCACCATAAGCATTTATCTTGATATTCATGAATGTAAAGGGAAAGTTACCAGTGTGAAATTCAAGTATGTCTTCGTCAGAATAGCAAAAGCCACCTCGTGCTGTGTAACAAAATCTAacagagaaaaaagaagagaccaattaaatttaaaaatcatataagttcagaaaaaaaaaactctgtcCATCAATTTATAAACACAataaaatagttgcataaaagctTTGCACAACAATGCTCTCAAATCAGAGATAAAATTGGCAGAAGGGGCCAGTTTTTCCCTACCCACTAGCTACAAGATGCATATGAATTTTGGCCAAGGCATATGCAGCAGCAGGTATGATAGCTTCAATTTCCTCATCATCAACCTGTAAAAAACAAATTATTCGTGTTGTTAGATTATACATGTATAGATGAAAACTTCAATAAGTTGTAGATGGTGCAATGATATCACGTATATATTGTAAGCATGTTCACAGTTGGCTACCAGTACAAAGAAACACTCATTAATGCATAGTGAAGTAAAACAAAAAGAATTTATATTACACAGACAGACAAATCAATGAACTTCACCAGTTCACTGCACTGTGTACAAATATGTAGAGTAAGCTCCATCTTTTATGCGCATGCAAACATGCAAAGTAACAAGTATGGTTAGAAATTTTTATCAAACATGATACTCTAAGATatggaaaaaaatataaattattatattagttAGTGTCAAAAAAGGGAAGGTCAAACATGTGAATGAGAGATTCCTTTACTACACTCAACTAGTAGTTGATCAGCTATCAGAAACCCATACCACCCCTGTAGAAAACAAGCACTAATGCTAAGTATAAAGTGGATTTTATATCATGAATATTCAAACATAAAATGTAGATCCTACTCAGTCATTTAAAAGCTGGTCATCATGTGCTCACTGCAAGATCGAAGTCATAGACAAGTGACAAAACCATTTTTTGATGAATATACACaagctaaaatattttttttttttgttccaaaTTTTATTGAATTTAAATTCTAAGATGTTGTGATCCAAAATTCTGATTTAGATAAGAGGAAAATCATACAGCTGACCATCCGTCGAAGTTTGTGCTCTTCAGTATTTGCACAGGCCTGAAAGGAAGTAATACTTTTAATGAGCCATGcttccaaaaaaaataaaaatgaagctTATAGAACATACTTACGGATCAACTGGGCAGAGTAGCATGCATTCGTCCCCTTCAGAACTTTGGAAGACTCGCCTAATAACACATTCTAGGGGCAGATTGTTTGTAGCATCCATCTGCAACACAATTACTCAGCATTGTACTCATTGAAGAGAAAGTACAGtgaaattttaatttgaaaaattattaattaaGCTTGAAAGTTACAAAAGAAAGAGAAGTAGTTTTTATATCATTACAAGCAAAAGAGTCTGAAATTTAATCAGGCAGCATGTCAAAATGATTGGAGATAAATATGGAGGCTGACctaaggaaaaaaattatatatgttaaGGAGGCAAAATGACCAGTTTGTAACAATTGCATGAATGTTATACCTAATTCTGTTACTTTTATTCCCTTGTTTCACACCTTGTATTTCTTCTCACAGAGTTGATTGCTTTGCAATTTCATGGAAAAGCATCAAATGATTAATTAGGATATATTTGTTAACATCAAAATAGAAGCATGATCTGACTTCAACAAATTTTGAGGATAGTCCAACTCGATATATGCTAACCAACAAAGTgtttttttggtaagcagaataaCAGTGACAAAGAGAGTTCATAATCTTAAATTCAGTGATCCACCAAGCAAACACAACCTTTTCTACAGTATTGACTTCCATCACTTGGGCACCAGAAACTCTACtagatcaaaagaaaattttgatgccATCTTACTATCCAAAAA comes from Musa acuminata AAA Group cultivar baxijiao chromosome BXJ3-3, Cavendish_Baxijiao_AAA, whole genome shotgun sequence and encodes:
- the LOC135632663 gene encoding proteinaceous RNase P 1, chloroplastic/mitochondrial-like, with amino-acid sequence MRASTRSRIISTTRKASMPLAASLPSSLFRSCSFLSGFKPKTHTLLPLPCYALDCLPAHCLCTRLSLRPFFKHLRHQSLRRSLAASLSTAAAAAAVSPNPGAAASRMSKKARRESPEGLLRHQLGLCSQSGDLARALHLYDDARAAATSLSVHHFNILLYLCSSSADPVGLERGFQIYRQMGLDGVAPNEATFTSVARLAAAKEDPDLAFDLVKQMSSAGIPPKLRSFGPALFGFCKKGDVQKAHEVEAYMASSGIEPDEAELAALLELNVRKGRGDSVYRLLHRMRVTVRRVSESTAEIIENWFGSEVAEEVGLEKWDVRKVKEGVVKGGGGWHGQGWLGRGRWNVGRTEMDGSGVCRQCGEKLTCIDIDPVETEDFANSLAKLASQREVRANFTGFKDWLDRHGPFDAVLDAANIGLNNQQVFSFFQVNSVVSGIRQMSPSKKLPLIILHSHRLKYGPADKPNNKRLLESWRRAGVLYATPPGSNDDWYWLYAAVRCRSLLVTNDEMRDHLFELLGTGFFPRWKEKHQVRLTFSKDGPTLHMPPPYSVVLQESEDGGWHIPTVLGDEIETPRQWVCATRKTAVASSPPRQIRTTSKPIS
- the LOC103979132 gene encoding uncharacterized protein LOC103979132, yielding MMGVSAASPSSFCLPHARSHLGPSRFTSLPVLIPASKKRPGFCRATKQQQQTGAAKKKPGRRKAPERPPVDDGGRLVDVVPGPQNRRSHSSPLPKPPAGFVLDDHGRVLLASSKRIVTIMDATNNLPLECVIRRVFQSSEGDECMLLCPVDPPVQILKSTNFDGWSAVDDEEIEAIIPAAAYALAKIHMHLVASGFCYTARGGFCYSDEDILEFHTDDGEGIEGFPSEAVKITCFNLDGTHYMIYTPSDPLLFVAVRDKNGVLQIADDDLLEDPAIISAIDEETEFNALVEEEAALLESLLGE